One part of the Vibrio hyugaensis genome encodes these proteins:
- a CDS encoding TRAP transporter permease, translating to MSDSIEKELQKFELPTRTDFPWVTTTITVFGVVLSALHIWFNTLSTLPELWISATHFAGFAVICALWYPAHISLKQSKIALGIDVFIAMGAVACLLYIPYAEDALYERGVKFVTSDWVFAIMAILIVIELIRRTMGWFIPVLIVVCLSYVVLWGKWATGIFHFPGLSMETLLYRSFYSSEGMFGSISRISWTFVFMFILFGAFLVRSGVGDYIINVACAAAGKIIGGPGFIAVIGSGLMGSVSGSSVANTVSTGVISIPLMQKAGFPSRFAAGVEAAASTGGQLMPPVMGAGAFIMASYTQIPYVDIIAVSFIPALIYFLSVAFFVRIEAKRSGVQKITTSDESLLKVLISGWHNLIPLAVLVTLLVQGFTPTYAAGLSIISVVVASWFSKDHKMGPKAIIEALSQGAKNMATTAVLLVGIGLVINVISTTGIGNTFSLMIDGWANGDLFIMIVLIALASLVLGMGLPVTAAYIVLGTLSAPALYKLIAENQLLELMVSGQLPEQAKAIFMLAAPEKLELLNAPMALETAKEMVALVPADFMETLLEQSLGMEAVGLALLAAHLIIFWLSQDSNVTPPVCLTAFAAATIAKTPPMRTGLMAWKIAKGLYLVPLLIAYTGLVSWDVTSVITVGFFAIIGTYALIGAIEGYLEGPLNILTRLLLVVVGTLLVWHDIPMLVRVASCAVFVAVFIYSGRKFKLQQSQLSVL from the coding sequence ATGAGCGACTCAATAGAAAAGGAATTGCAGAAGTTTGAGCTGCCCACGCGCACTGATTTTCCGTGGGTAACCACCACAATCACAGTGTTTGGCGTGGTGTTGTCTGCTTTGCACATTTGGTTTAATACCTTATCGACGCTACCAGAGTTATGGATTTCCGCGACCCACTTTGCTGGCTTTGCGGTGATTTGTGCGCTTTGGTATCCGGCTCATATCTCTCTCAAGCAGAGTAAGATTGCACTCGGCATTGATGTGTTTATTGCCATGGGTGCGGTCGCGTGTTTGCTCTACATTCCTTATGCCGAAGATGCGCTGTACGAACGCGGTGTGAAGTTCGTGACCAGCGATTGGGTCTTCGCCATCATGGCAATTTTGATTGTTATCGAACTGATTCGACGCACCATGGGCTGGTTTATTCCAGTGCTGATTGTTGTGTGTCTCAGTTACGTAGTGCTTTGGGGTAAGTGGGCAACAGGTATTTTCCATTTCCCGGGTTTGAGCATGGAAACCTTGCTCTACCGCAGCTTCTATTCTTCTGAGGGCATGTTTGGCTCTATCTCGCGCATTAGTTGGACTTTCGTATTCATGTTCATTCTGTTTGGTGCGTTTCTTGTGCGCTCTGGTGTCGGTGATTACATCATCAATGTGGCATGTGCTGCGGCAGGCAAAATCATCGGCGGTCCGGGTTTTATTGCGGTGATTGGCTCGGGATTGATGGGCTCAGTATCTGGCTCTAGTGTGGCAAATACGGTTTCAACCGGTGTTATCAGTATTCCTTTAATGCAAAAAGCAGGTTTCCCTTCGCGCTTTGCGGCGGGTGTTGAAGCTGCAGCGTCAACAGGTGGTCAGTTGATGCCACCAGTGATGGGCGCGGGTGCTTTCATCATGGCGTCTTACACACAAATTCCTTATGTTGATATCATTGCGGTTTCTTTCATTCCTGCTCTTATCTATTTCTTGTCTGTGGCGTTCTTTGTGCGTATTGAAGCCAAACGCAGCGGCGTTCAAAAAATCACGACCAGCGATGAATCTCTACTGAAAGTGTTGATCAGCGGTTGGCACAACCTTATCCCACTGGCGGTATTGGTTACTCTTTTGGTTCAAGGCTTTACGCCAACTTACGCTGCGGGTTTGTCGATCATCTCAGTGGTCGTGGCTTCTTGGTTTTCGAAAGATCATAAGATGGGACCAAAAGCGATCATCGAAGCGCTATCGCAAGGCGCGAAAAACATGGCGACGACTGCCGTATTGCTGGTGGGTATTGGTTTGGTGATCAACGTGATCAGTACAACAGGCATCGGCAACACCTTCTCATTGATGATCGACGGTTGGGCGAATGGCGACTTGTTCATCATGATCGTTCTGATTGCACTCGCTTCTCTTGTTTTGGGTATGGGTTTACCCGTGACAGCGGCGTATATTGTATTGGGCACACTGTCTGCCCCTGCGCTTTACAAGTTGATTGCGGAAAACCAATTGCTTGAATTGATGGTGTCAGGTCAATTGCCTGAACAAGCAAAAGCCATCTTTATGTTGGCGGCGCCAGAAAAGCTGGAACTGCTTAATGCACCAATGGCGTTGGAAACCGCGAAAGAAATGGTGGCGTTAGTACCTGCGGACTTTATGGAAACCCTACTAGAGCAAAGTCTGGGTATGGAAGCAGTAGGTTTGGCATTGCTGGCTGCTCACCTCATCATCTTCTGGTTATCGCAAGACAGCAACGTTACGCCTCCAGTCTGTTTGACCGCCTTTGCTGCGGCAACCATTGCTAAAACACCGCCAATGCGTACCGGTTTGATGGCGTGGAAAATCGCCAAAGGTTTGTATCTTGTCCCGCTGTTGATTGCTTACACAGGCTTGGTCAGTTGGGATGTGACGTCGGTGATTACCGTGGGCTTTTTTGCCATCATCGGTACCTATGCATTGATTGGTGCGATTGAAGGTTACTTGGAAGGTCCTCTAAACATTCTGACGCGTCTCTTGTTGGTAGTGGTAGGTACATTGCTGGTTTGGCACGACATCCCAATGTTGGTTCGTGTGGCAAGCTGCGCGGTATTTGTCGCGGTGTTTATTTACAGTGGTCGCAAGTTCAAATTGCAACAATCTCAACTATCGGTTTTATAA
- a CDS encoding NADH:ubiquinone reductase (Na(+)-transporting) subunit B has translation MSLKHYFEKVSPKFEPGGQYHKFYPLFEAVETLFYTPGKVNHGVTHVRDSIDLKRIMIMVWLAVFPAMFWGMYNIGQQSSDALLYGLDQAAAQQAIDASWGLSWVWGSVEAASQAGWASKMLVGATYFLPVYATVFVVGGFWEVLFAIVRKHEVNEGFFVSSILFALILPPTIPLWQAALGITFGIVVAKEIFGGTGRNFLNPALAGRAFLYFAYPANMSGGAVWVSADGYSGATPLSQWYEGGQSALINNMTGQPISWMDAFVGNLPGSMGEVSTLLIALTGLVLIFMKIASWRIVAGVFVGLTATSLLLNSIGSNTNPMFSMPFYWHFVIGGVAFGTFFMATDPVSAAFTNGGKWAYGILIGVMTIFIRVLNPAYPEGIMLAILFANLFAPLFDYMVKESSIKRRMKRARPS, from the coding sequence ATGAGTCTGAAGCATTATTTTGAAAAGGTCTCACCAAAGTTTGAACCGGGAGGCCAATACCACAAGTTCTACCCACTCTTCGAAGCTGTTGAAACCCTTTTTTACACGCCAGGTAAGGTGAACCACGGTGTTACCCATGTTCGAGACAGCATCGATTTAAAGCGCATCATGATCATGGTGTGGTTAGCCGTATTCCCTGCGATGTTTTGGGGCATGTATAACATCGGCCAGCAATCCAGCGATGCTTTGCTTTATGGTCTTGACCAAGCTGCCGCGCAACAAGCCATTGATGCCTCTTGGGGCCTGAGTTGGGTTTGGGGTTCAGTAGAAGCTGCGAGCCAAGCGGGTTGGGCAAGCAAAATGCTGGTCGGTGCAACCTACTTTTTGCCTGTCTACGCGACTGTATTTGTGGTTGGCGGCTTCTGGGAAGTGCTGTTCGCTATCGTCCGTAAGCACGAGGTGAATGAAGGCTTCTTTGTTAGCTCTATTCTGTTTGCGCTAATTCTCCCGCCAACCATCCCATTGTGGCAAGCCGCGTTAGGTATCACTTTTGGTATTGTGGTGGCGAAAGAAATCTTCGGTGGTACGGGACGTAACTTCCTAAATCCCGCATTGGCAGGGCGTGCGTTCTTATACTTCGCTTATCCAGCTAATATGTCTGGCGGCGCAGTTTGGGTCTCGGCTGACGGCTATTCTGGTGCAACCCCCCTCAGCCAATGGTACGAAGGTGGTCAGAGCGCTTTGATCAACAACATGACAGGCCAGCCTATCTCTTGGATGGATGCTTTCGTTGGTAATTTGCCGGGTTCTATGGGGGAAGTATCGACCCTGCTGATCGCGCTCACAGGTCTGGTGCTGATCTTTATGAAGATCGCGTCGTGGCGGATTGTTGCTGGTGTCTTTGTTGGCTTGACCGCGACGTCGCTATTGCTTAATTCGATTGGTTCAAATACGAACCCCATGTTCTCTATGCCTTTCTATTGGCACTTTGTGATTGGTGGCGTCGCGTTCGGTACGTTCTTTATGGCGACAGACCCAGTATCGGCTGCATTCACCAACGGTGGCAAGTGGGCTTACGGGATCTTAATTGGTGTGATGACGATATTTATCCGCGTACTCAATCCAGCCTATCCGGAGGGCATCATGTTAGCGATTTTGTTTGCCAACTTGTTTGCTCCATTGTTCGACTACATGGTCAAAGAGAGCAGCATTAAGCGCAGAATGAAAAGGGCAAGACCTTCGTAA
- the brnQ gene encoding branched-chain amino acid transport system II carrier protein translates to MLSARNIAALGFMTFAMYLGAGNLIFPPFLGYQAGENFLSGMSGFLLTGVGLPAMALVMVAIVNGSDKLTAALPKPLATSFWVMVFIVIGPAFVIPRAITVAYQFSFAPMFGDAALVPFTIAFCAITILFALYPGKLVDNLGKILTPALMGILIIMSVTALVSPAGELTAATGPYVSGAFAEGLTQGYMTMDALGSIGFGWIIFRAIRSMGVDCPKATAKYTLIAALMYAVAMAFVYISLAYIGSTSSYLGSEFSNGGDILTAFTFSHFGAFGSLLLGAVMVLACLTTAIGVTTAGSEFYDNTFNKVNYKGCVITTMVLAGLIANVGLEQLLAITLPAVVALHPVAIALMIMAPVRNKMSQIMVVATALTALAFGCVDALHILGYMPEAANQWLDSNMPLYHYFASWIVPTIAMVIVGVVFTRKASQQQTELVNQA, encoded by the coding sequence ATGTTAAGCGCACGCAATATCGCCGCTTTGGGCTTCATGACTTTCGCCATGTACTTAGGCGCGGGTAACCTGATCTTCCCTCCATTTTTGGGTTACCAAGCAGGTGAAAACTTTCTGAGCGGGATGTCTGGCTTCCTCTTGACGGGTGTAGGTCTGCCTGCGATGGCACTGGTGATGGTGGCTATCGTAAACGGTTCAGACAAATTAACCGCTGCCCTACCTAAACCTTTGGCGACCAGTTTTTGGGTAATGGTATTTATCGTGATCGGTCCTGCGTTCGTGATCCCACGTGCGATTACCGTGGCTTACCAATTCAGCTTTGCGCCAATGTTTGGTGATGCCGCTTTGGTGCCTTTCACTATTGCCTTCTGTGCTATCACCATTCTATTTGCCCTATATCCGGGTAAGTTGGTCGACAACCTAGGTAAGATCTTAACGCCTGCATTGATGGGTATCTTAATCATCATGTCTGTGACAGCTTTGGTTTCTCCTGCTGGCGAGCTAACTGCCGCAACGGGACCATACGTATCTGGCGCATTTGCTGAAGGCTTGACCCAAGGCTACATGACCATGGATGCACTAGGCTCTATCGGTTTTGGTTGGATTATCTTCCGCGCGATTCGCAGCATGGGTGTGGATTGTCCGAAAGCCACTGCAAAATACACACTAATTGCTGCTTTGATGTACGCGGTTGCCATGGCATTTGTTTACATCTCATTGGCTTACATTGGCTCGACAAGCTCATACTTGGGTTCTGAGTTCAGCAATGGTGGCGACATCTTAACGGCGTTCACCTTCAGCCACTTCGGCGCATTTGGCTCACTATTACTAGGTGCCGTGATGGTATTGGCGTGTTTGACTACTGCTATCGGCGTAACCACAGCAGGCAGTGAGTTTTACGACAACACTTTCAACAAAGTGAACTACAAAGGCTGCGTGATCACGACCATGGTATTGGCTGGTTTGATCGCTAACGTAGGTCTGGAGCAACTATTGGCTATCACATTGCCAGCGGTTGTGGCGCTTCACCCTGTAGCGATTGCGTTGATGATCATGGCACCAGTGCGCAACAAGATGTCGCAAATCATGGTAGTAGCGACCGCACTCACTGCTCTAGCGTTTGGTTGTGTTGATGCGCTGCACATCCTAGGTTACATGCCAGAAGCAGCAAACCAATGGTTAGACAGCAACATGCCGCTGTACCACTACTTTGCAAGCTGGATTGTTCCGACGATTGCTATGGTGATTGTGGGTGTAGTATTTACCCGCAAGGCAAGCCAACAACAAACCGAGTTGGTAAACCAAGCCTAG
- a CDS encoding cystatin yields MKLRMMWTAMMSLAAFSFAGNALAVDKQMSPGLKKKMQAICGSQGGVPGGWQVAKVTPDAERSLSMILHQMNATDKLKQINDVRTQIVGGTHYAMEFELKDGEVWNAIVLHSARGDYMIERHAKKGELCPKDGNS; encoded by the coding sequence ATGAAGTTAAGGATGATGTGGACCGCGATGATGTCGTTGGCCGCTTTTTCATTTGCGGGTAACGCATTGGCCGTAGACAAGCAAATGTCTCCTGGTTTGAAGAAGAAAATGCAAGCCATCTGTGGCTCACAGGGTGGTGTCCCTGGAGGTTGGCAAGTGGCGAAAGTGACACCGGATGCCGAGCGCTCTCTCAGCATGATTCTGCATCAAATGAATGCGACAGATAAGTTAAAACAAATCAATGATGTGAGAACTCAAATCGTCGGCGGAACGCACTATGCGATGGAGTTTGAGCTTAAAGATGGAGAAGTCTGGAACGCGATTGTCCTGCACAGTGCTCGCGGCGATTACATGATCGAGAGGCACGCCAAGAAGGGCGAACTCTGCCCTAAAGATGGCAACTCCTAA
- the lhgO gene encoding L-2-hydroxyglutarate oxidase has protein sequence MKSVYDYIIVGGGIVGVSTAWQLQQRHPDKSILLVEKESGFAKHQTGHNSGVIHAGVYYAPGSLKADFCKRGVERTISFCAEHDIPVENCGKLLVATNEQEVERMNALYERCHVNGIDVKLLDEVQLKLAEPNITGLGAIYVKTTSIVDYRLVTEQMAEEFKKLGGQISLRTKVVAAEEKDEEVQLTCISDGQTMQLNAKFLVTCSGLMADRMTKMMGIPTDFQIIPYRGEYYRLDSKHDQVVNHLIYPIPDPDLPFLGVHLTRMIDGSVTVGPNAVQGWKREGYDKVNFSLQDTMQMLSFSGFWKVTQKHLKTGLDEFKNSWWKPGYLKLVNKYCPSIKVEDLKPYPAGIRAQAVLSDGTLVHDFLFAESARSLHVCNAPSPAATSATPIGEYICDKVNEKIEAKTETV, from the coding sequence ATGAAATCAGTCTATGACTACATCATTGTTGGTGGCGGTATCGTTGGTGTGTCGACAGCGTGGCAACTGCAGCAACGTCATCCAGACAAATCCATTTTATTGGTTGAGAAAGAGTCCGGTTTTGCCAAGCACCAAACCGGACACAATAGCGGCGTGATTCATGCCGGGGTGTACTATGCACCGGGCAGCTTAAAAGCCGATTTTTGTAAGCGTGGGGTAGAGCGAACCATTTCGTTCTGCGCTGAGCACGATATTCCGGTGGAGAACTGTGGCAAGTTACTGGTTGCGACCAATGAGCAAGAAGTCGAACGCATGAATGCCCTCTATGAGCGCTGCCATGTAAACGGTATCGACGTAAAGCTACTCGATGAAGTTCAACTCAAGCTAGCTGAGCCAAACATCACAGGCTTGGGTGCGATTTATGTCAAAACCACTAGTATTGTCGATTATCGTTTGGTCACTGAGCAAATGGCGGAAGAGTTCAAAAAGCTCGGCGGGCAAATTAGCCTGAGAACCAAAGTGGTGGCTGCCGAAGAGAAGGATGAAGAAGTTCAACTGACCTGCATCTCAGACGGGCAAACCATGCAGCTCAATGCCAAATTCTTGGTCACTTGCAGCGGCTTGATGGCGGATCGTATGACTAAGATGATGGGTATTCCAACTGACTTTCAGATCATCCCTTATCGTGGTGAATACTACCGCTTAGATAGCAAACACGACCAAGTGGTGAATCATCTTATTTACCCAATTCCCGACCCTGATTTGCCATTCTTGGGCGTCCACCTGACTCGCATGATTGATGGCAGTGTGACTGTTGGTCCAAACGCGGTGCAAGGCTGGAAGCGAGAAGGGTACGACAAGGTTAACTTTAGCCTACAAGATACCATGCAAATGCTTAGTTTCTCCGGTTTCTGGAAAGTGACACAAAAGCATCTTAAAACCGGATTGGATGAGTTTAAGAACTCTTGGTGGAAGCCGGGTTATCTCAAATTGGTCAACAAATATTGTCCTAGTATCAAGGTCGAAGATCTCAAACCATATCCTGCGGGTATTCGCGCGCAAGCGGTGTTATCTGATGGAACCTTGGTTCATGACTTCTTGTTTGCCGAGAGCGCAAGAAGCCTGCATGTTTGCAACGCCCCCTCTCCCGCAGCGACATCTGCAACGCCCATCGGAGAGTACATTTGCGATAAAGTGAATGAGAAGATAGAAGCGAAAACCGAGACGGTTTAA
- a CDS encoding GrpB family protein — protein sequence MKLGLANHKVDVVKHDPAWRQEFARCRSELALVTEIAPTRIEHIGSTAILDMPAKPILDMVLGIEHFPHVSPKLSDALKDVGFLRLKVEKPEEIVFAKFNDDSYQVKTHYLHLTQYRGQLWRDWIQFRDRLNESAELRSEYLALKLSLVEHTEITIEKYTDAKAAFVKKVIST from the coding sequence ATGAAATTAGGATTAGCTAATCACAAAGTAGACGTCGTTAAACATGACCCAGCATGGCGACAGGAGTTTGCACGTTGTCGCTCTGAACTGGCGTTAGTGACAGAGATTGCGCCAACTAGAATCGAGCATATTGGCAGTACTGCCATTTTGGATATGCCTGCCAAACCTATTCTCGATATGGTGCTAGGTATTGAGCATTTTCCTCATGTTTCTCCAAAGCTGAGCGATGCCCTTAAAGATGTGGGTTTCCTGCGTTTGAAAGTGGAAAAGCCAGAAGAAATTGTCTTTGCGAAATTCAACGATGATTCTTATCAAGTCAAAACACACTATCTGCACCTCACTCAGTATCGAGGGCAGTTGTGGCGAGACTGGATTCAATTTCGAGATAGACTAAATGAAAGTGCTGAGCTTAGAAGTGAGTACTTAGCTCTGAAGCTTTCTTTGGTGGAGCACACTGAAATTACCATCGAAAAATACACAGACGCCAAAGCAGCGTTTGTGAAGAAAGTCATCTCGACATAA
- a CDS encoding TAXI family TRAP transporter solute-binding subunit: MKMNKLVKALAVAVTSFGIAANAAAEDRSYILATASTGGTYYPVGVALATLSKVKLAPKHHFSLSAISSAGSGENVKLLNENEAQFAILQGLYGAWAWSGEGPYEKSGRQEQLRSVSMLWQNVEHFIVRSDLAKTGTVTDLNNLDGKKFSIGKKNSGTENSGRQIMKGLKVDPDKFNLAYMGYGGSASALQNGTIDGMNTPAGVPVGAVTQAFAALGKDISILSFTDEQIKEANGNYNLWTKYEIPANTYPGLDKPITTIAQPNFLAVREDISEEDVYQLTKAIYENLPFLQGIHKATKAMAIEKAIAGLPVPLHPGAARYYKEMGIEIPSDLMAK, encoded by the coding sequence ATGAAAATGAATAAGCTGGTAAAAGCTTTGGCTGTCGCTGTGACTTCTTTTGGTATTGCTGCTAACGCTGCGGCAGAAGATCGTAGCTACATTCTTGCAACGGCATCGACAGGTGGTACTTACTACCCTGTGGGCGTAGCACTGGCGACGTTAAGCAAAGTGAAATTGGCACCAAAGCACCACTTCTCCCTTTCTGCAATCAGCTCTGCGGGCTCTGGTGAAAACGTTAAACTGCTGAACGAAAACGAAGCACAGTTCGCGATTCTGCAAGGTCTTTACGGTGCATGGGCTTGGTCTGGTGAAGGTCCTTATGAGAAGAGCGGTCGCCAAGAGCAGCTGCGTTCAGTCTCTATGCTGTGGCAAAACGTTGAGCACTTTATTGTTCGTTCTGACTTAGCAAAAACGGGCACAGTGACTGACCTGAACAACCTAGATGGCAAGAAGTTTTCTATCGGTAAGAAGAACTCAGGTACTGAAAACTCTGGTCGCCAAATCATGAAAGGTCTGAAGGTAGACCCTGATAAATTCAATCTTGCTTACATGGGCTACGGCGGCAGCGCGAGCGCACTTCAAAACGGTACCATTGACGGCATGAACACGCCTGCAGGTGTACCTGTTGGTGCGGTTACTCAAGCTTTTGCTGCGCTGGGTAAAGACATTTCGATTCTCTCGTTTACTGACGAGCAAATCAAAGAGGCGAACGGCAATTACAACCTATGGACGAAGTACGAAATTCCTGCGAACACGTATCCTGGTCTAGATAAGCCGATCACTACCATTGCACAGCCGAACTTCTTGGCTGTTCGTGAAGATATCTCGGAAGAAGACGTTTACCAACTAACCAAAGCGATCTACGAGAATCTGCCTTTCCTACAAGGTATCCACAAAGCAACAAAAGCAATGGCGATTGAGAAAGCGATCGCTGGCTTGCCAGTGCCTCTTCACCCAGGCGCGGCGCGTTACTACAAAGAAATGGGCATCGAAATCCCATCAGATCTAATGGCGAAATAA